aattgttgttttaaattttgaaatttataaaatttaaattaatatataatcttttaaaatgttaattttaaaaatcatagaaATATAAGTCAAACACAAATATCTGCGCCCCTAAAAGACATTTTGGCTTGGCCCTGAATATTaaccttcaattaattaattaggtagCTAATAAATAATCTCAATATCTCTGAATTATTAAACAGGAGTATCCAACTGCATGAAAATCCCAAAGTACATATGCTACGATAACGCAATGGAATACATAATGAGGAAAGTAGTTAGGATTTGTATGATTCTTACTGctaaatacgaaaagaaaaaaaaaacagaaagaagAACAAATTAAGAGATTCAATGCACTTGTTGTTGATTAACAGGCGGAAGTACTGGCAGGGCTCATGTACAAACTTAGGAACTCACCTCCAAACaggtatataaaaaaaataaaatttcatattattacatgaatgttaatttaattaattaagtatatatattgaataggTATGCATGTTTAGTGGCGGAGTCTCCCTCGGATGCTAATTCTGAATCGAAAACAGAGCTAGTAGGCGTGGTGGATGTGACGGCGTTGAGAGACGAGGCTGTTCTTCAACACCTTCAGGGGGCTGACGAATACCTTTATGTTTCGGGACTCGCTGTTTCCAAACGCTTTCGGTACGTAccatatatatgtttgtttgtttcttagCCATAGTACTGCGTGGGCTGTAATTATTATGGTTATAAATTAACAGGAGGAGGAAGATCGGCAGTTGTTTGTTGAAAGCTTGTGAGATGCTGTCGGTTTTATGGGGTTTCAAGTATCTTGTCCTTCGGGCTTACGAAGATGACTTGGGTGCTCGCACGTTGTACGCAAATGCAGGGTATCGAGTTGTCTCGGGTGATCCACCATGGTTGACTTCTTGGATTGGGAGAAGGCGTCGTGTTCTTATGATCAAACAGTCTAATTTccttaatcttattaactccACCTTTCAGTCATAAACAAGGACTGGGTTGAGAGACACATCAATATGGAAATAGCGCACATTGTTGTTCTTTGCAAAGAAAATATCACTTCAATGAAAAAAGCTTTCAAAAGGTTGTCTTCGTATACTTCTCCATATTTTATTTCCAGGTCATTAATATTGCGTGATTTCTCTCGAAAATGTGTATCAACCTCCGGCGGCAGCATTTTCACCCACCCCTaggtattaaaaaaaaaagaaaaagaatatgcACAAAGATCACATTTGCATGTGTTATATATACACACGCAGACGCACACATATATCACCAATATAGTCTCTCTCAACCTCAAAAGtctccatatatatatatatatatatacacacataatTATCAATTGTAGAAAGATTGATTCAAAaccacttttttatttttattttttgctgtgTTAGTGGTTAGTAACCTTGGAGTTATGACATTTGGTACTTAAAACCCTCCGATTTCAGATTTCTTGGTTTCATAGACAACAATTCTGCAAGTCCGTTGGATGATATACGAAATGCCTTAGCAAAGTCATCACGTGGAGTTATAAGAAGCACGCTACAACAACATTATCAACCTAAGAAGCTGAGTACGTCGCTACAACTTCAGCAACTTGTTAAGCTATTTGGCTAAGAATGGTGTTAATAGATCTTCAACAATAACAAATGGAGCAATAAAGATATTTTGTGAGAACAAAACAACAATCTTTGTGAtaaataacttaatattttattgggATCTAGTACTCTTACTGTAGTAATATCGTTAaatgtatttgaaaattttcaaacatattgatttaataaaattctttctATCATTctcattaaaatttgtttttgcaTACGAAGTAAAATGTAAGCAAATATTAATTcactaattatttaatatttaactaatattaagttgtaTTATGTGGTTAGATAGTAATACAATAAGatatataacttatattagtagataatctaaatagtTCATTAGAAGACAattatgtcgtctatcaagtccaattagagAGACATATTGTCTTGAGCATCGGAGTGAATGACTCCTAGAGATAGAGACATAAACGTGATTGTATAGACTGGCAATACATTGGACAAGAcctaaacataataaaattctagatttttttattgatttattcgCTTATGGTATTCATTGTGTAACTTATCTCAATTTTTAGTAAGTAACGGACTCTATGCGCATGACTTACATACTTTGATGTATTAAAAGCCTGAACTCAATTGGTAATAGATTTGGAAGTTGGTAAGTTGGGTATACAACTTCAGCATGACATAGATTCCCTTACAATAGTGGAATCCACAGTCCAATAAAAGGTAAATACTATTCTCTCATCGACGTTACATAATAGATGAAAAAGTAACATGGTCACGAGCCATTTGTCTACGacgaatgatttaattattatttattagtaattgatttttttgaagaagaagatgtaatgattaccatgtGACAAAGTAGGACCACATTGGGTAAACGGATTTAACCCAAAGAGATTTAAGATATTCGATAAGGGTAACACATAGACTTGTCCATGGGTCAGGCCACACCTAAAAATTGGgagggtttgagtaaaaatataggccccaaaaaataggcttggataaaaataatgcccattttctaaacggttGGGCCTTGGTAAGTTTTTTTTGCCTGGGCTCGACCCAGctcgaatttgaaaaaaaattggtactattttttactatttttccatttgtttgctatcatttcactattatattgctattatattatttttattgtttgggtATTGTAtgactcttattttattattaattttgttactaatgtagaggtatttgcttgctaaattgtacttattttagttgtatttaagtatatatatttacaattgttgggaaacatttatttttatgtttttagtgtattttatatattatatttttaaatttatttttatataaaaataatataaaaattttaatacgagtAGGCTAGGCTGAGcttaatttttagcatttttatctggGCTGggcttagaaaaattttaggctcatttttcGAGTTGGGCTGGAGcctaaaaaatgggcctaaatttaTTACTCGACCTAGCACGAACACGTCCCAACCCATGGACAACTCTAGTAACACACATATGGCAAAGTTATTGAACAAGCATTTAAtaagtagctttcgtaatggtatataataaggGAGAACTCAGTCATGGTACTTTAGTAGGATGACTCTACGActaataatgttgtaattaatagacaaaGAGCTGGAacttaattctaattatttgagtcttaattatatatattcaatcgATCTGTCCTGTAACTCATTctgtaacagctcgattttgggtctagttgAAActgtggtttcgggaccacaaatccaacaagaaaaattttatttttattatatttttatggtctaaaatatTATGGGATTATTCTGTGAAAATTTcgtacaaaaattttgacatttgggcactcaatttattcaaaaggactaaatcataataagtgcaaaacttgagttctagaagctacaagtattaaatagctatagaatttttAGTGGAAGTCCTTATGTGAAATTAGCCCATCAATAAGTTAGTGGAAGATATTTGtttggtattttttaaaattagtttgaaaagaaaagggcaaattagtaattaagttaataaaggTATAATAAGACAAAACTTAAAAGCtatcatctttttttctttcttcttcaaccgTTTATGAAGAAAATGGGCAGCCACAAATGATCAAACATTCAGCCAAGCTTCTATAGCCCATCTAGGTATGGTTTTTGtcctgtttttttttatttttatgatttctacGTTTTTGGAGTCGTGGTAATTCGATTTAGCTATTCCGTACCTTTgtttttcaaaactgttaaagtttaaaaaattttctattgatgaatatatgtgtattttgataattgatgATAGGAAATGCATccttgttgttagataaacaacatttgtaaagtgatttttgataaaaatgtcgatttaggactaaattgagaaatgtgataaattgtgTGGTAAAAGAGTGAATAAGTGAAATATGTGGGCTACTATACGCATTAAAAAGGTTCAATTAGGCATGGGTagtaaagaaattgaaagaaattcattttacgagcctagggtaaaaagtgtaaatatgacaAAGTttaagggtaaaaatgtaattttaccaaaaatgtgaaattgagctAATTTGAATAGCacgatgaataaataagtcaaatgtgttgTTATAGATCAAGGAAGACGAGATTCGGACTTAGAAAgggggaaaaacaaaaaaaatatgacGAATAAGTCCTTTTCACCGATTAAGCtaccgaggtaagttcgtgtgtaaataatgcaacatcacattattatgaatttaatgTTTTCATATAGCATGAATTGTATAATTGCTTTGTGAATTCGATTGATGATGTTCCAATATCGATTTGAGATCTCGTATAAGACCATATATGGGATATTGCATCAATTTGAgattttgtgtaagaccatagctgggctattggcatcgatttgagatttcgtgtaagaccatagctggggcTATTGGCATCAATACGAGatttccatgtaagaccatgtttgtaACATGACATTGGTACGATACATTATGTATGAGTTTTCTTGAGTATCCTTactattccaagtggttcaacaggTAATCCAAAGATTATGTTAAAGAAAAGACAAGGTATAGTCATGTTGAAAGGATACAGGTATGTACGAAAAATTCATGATTAATGAACTCGATGTATATTGGACATTTTGGCAAGAATGTAAATGAGTAAGTCATACTTATGAGAATGATCTTGTGATGACCTTGTGATTGTAGGTCTATACTTATGAGGTAtaaatatgtggtaaatttgattgatgattGTGTGAGGCTTTTAGGGCAAATTAAATCCAGACATGATATGTTTAAGTCTTTGTTGTTGATGTATAGGTGAAATTGGTCAATGAATGACATGTAAATACATGATAATTATTAGCTATTGGAATAGCTAGTTATGgatatgttttggtattatgtGTGTCGAAATAaatgttaatacaaagaaatcatgaaagagtaaaatttgcaataaaacagttttggatagcatcaattgtataaatttgaaaaatcaccaaaaattgtgggaatcaTATTAGAGGTTTAATAAAACTTGAAactaaatcttattgagtctagtttcacatagaagaaatggtgtaagcaaaagaatctcatattatgagatatttgaattttttgagataaggtcagaatgatctcagaatcccctgttctgactttggaaaaaaattaaaaattgtataaaaagaattatgggttataatttatatgattaaaattcttaatgagtatattttcgggagaaacaaacgggaacatcatccgaatcccatactaagagataattaatttttagagaagaaaTGCCAGAACTATTAGACAGCAGAATTGGGACGACTTTGAAGAattaactgtacttattggctaaaccaaaaattttgaaaattttatggtaagaagatatgtgagtctagttttaggaaaatcaagcagatcttaatttggagttccgtagcacaatatataaataatttagtgactatgactcgagTAGACAGCTTGAAGTGAAATGAGTAAATAGTAGAACTATGTGTAATTATaattgtattatcttgagagCATATTGTGAGGATTGGTAAAATCATGTTAACAGAttgcttattatttacataccaacttactaagctatatagcttaccccctttctttctttttcctatagTGTCACAGATACTAGCTCGAGTTGGAGATCGTCGGAGATTCTATCACACTATTAAGCTATTGATCGGTATCAAcatattcaatcattttaagtttatggcatgtatagggactcaGTCATTTTGTGTATGAGTTATTATGTTTTGGCCaaatgttttggcttgtaatggtTAAAGGTTTGATTTATGTGTAGCCACGTAACTTGGCTTATATTGGCTAATTGGTTGtaagcctatatatatatatatatattaattatatgtcaACGTCTTGTGATGTGAGTTGTGTTTGCATGATACACGATGAGTTGTGGGACCCTCATTTGTTGATGACATCATAagcagagagttacacaggctgaggacacgggcgtgtcccaagccacatgggtgtgtgacccttcaaaacatgaaatttttctTAGTGTTCCAAAGTTTCCGGTTTAGTTCCGAACCACTTTCAACGTATGTTTAGGGCCTTGTAGGCCTTTATAAGGGACAAGATGCATgtttataaatagttttaaaccACTGTGACCCCTTTAAcctttcttgggaattaatttaatgtaatttgttaagaagaagttttctaattaagacttaattttttttaaatttcatttgttctgtttaaattttaaatttttatgttaataaagggggtcaaatttggcccaagtactaatcattttttttaagataCAGTTTGAGTTTGAGGCTCAAGACAGTAATAATGAGGGAAAAATTCATGCCTTACCGTCACACCCATTGCTTGCCGCTCAAGTAACCCTAATAAACTTTGCtgaatttttgggaaaagataCCATGTCTCACAAAAGAACCAGGTCTTCAAAGACTACTCCTAAAACCCAATTTTGATcaatgaagaagtgaaagagagatttgattcaatcttcaagcatcaacctatgatgctggaaaaatgttttgacttgaagagtaatgatttgatggttgttcctataccgattagaaagaaaatcaatgctctcaagtgggaCGATTTTATAATGCTTGTTCACTtcccgatgatgaactagtttgagaattctatgctagtttgactacacAAGATGCTATTAAAGTTATCGTTCGAAAGAAAAAtgtacctcttacttctaagttcatcaatgatttgtttgatttacctgatgttgaagaagatgagtacaaCCCTATGATAAACAATATCAATtgagattttcttcaacaagtgtttgatgttgtgacaaattcgggatcccaatggattataagaaagtatggatGTCATTCTTGTCGAAAAGAATACTTAAAACCAGTAGCaaatgtatggttttattttgttcgctacagttttatgcctatctcacacagttccaccatctcgatggaataGATACTCTTGTCATATGCAATCTTGACagaaaaatctattaattttgggaaaattattcTCAAGGAGATTTATGActgtgctaaaaagaaggcaaGAAGTGTTTATTTCctatcattaatcacttcactttgcttaaggacctgtgttaaaacacaagcaaatctgaagGGGCAGTATGTCCAAGGGTGCATTAcaagtcatgatcttgaaaggttagtagaGAGAGTGCTCGCCTTGGTTCAGCTCATTAAAACTGAAACTGAAGTTGATTCAGTTGCAAacactgaagaagaagaatctgataaggaaccaaatagtCTTCAACCAACTAAAGGAGCTAAAAACCCTGAACCTAGGGTTTATCTAGAAGAAGAACCaatcaagctaagtgttgaactaGAATTTACAACTCCAATGCCGACTCCTGCAagtacttcaaagaaatcagAGCTGTTAATTATGATGGACttgtgcaagttcatgcacaaacaacaacaaacttacttgaaatatgcaaaaattagggatgattcaatttgaaatacttttaaaaacatctctaatacttttgttcctgagttcccagatgctatcCTTGAGATGGACGAAAGATACTAACGATGCAAGCGAAGATGgagctaaagaagacaaggggaatgagtcagaaaaataaaagggaagattcttgtcttgttatttatttaattgtttttaggtctttaggaatttatttctttagtaattaggatttaatttctgcaaaataaaacatagcaagcatgaataaatacttctttagaaagaaaaagactaagtgatgtggcaatgggaatgaacatgtttAGGATTGGGTTataaggaaagacttggtatg
The Gossypium raimondii isolate GPD5lz chromosome 8, ASM2569854v1, whole genome shotgun sequence DNA segment above includes these coding regions:
- the LOC105791861 gene encoding uncharacterized protein LOC105791861 — encoded protein: MAHLLRHHSFTSTSVWTEARLHHQAYASIKLSNHRQGRWKTNGKRRASGNGCVVQCCTSSSSSAAAKPGVELTGNAEEDNNGRWEEKEEEEPLYLASEYGWKVRRLEEDQPEIKKVAEIQAEAFHQPMAFFDDLFFQFFQAEVLAGLMYKLRNSPPNRYACLVAESPSDANSESKTELVGVVDVTALRDEAVLQHLQGADEYLYVSGLAVSKRFRRRKIGSCLLKACEMLSVLWGFKYLVLRAYEDDLGARTLYANAGYRVVSGDPPWLTSWIGRRRRVLMIKQSNFLNLINSTFQS